The following are from one region of the Prionailurus bengalensis isolate Pbe53 chromosome A2, Fcat_Pben_1.1_paternal_pri, whole genome shotgun sequence genome:
- the PTGER1 gene encoding prostaglandin E2 receptor EP1 subtype: MAELGRWGGRRGPWRPERAAGGGQELRSRPRREGEGAACLPACLPESSGAQSSGAARAAGSRLWGPGAPSRVAPPPAPDMSLCGPLNLSLAGEATMCAEPGAPNASAGPPAGRAGASPALPIFSMTLGAVSNVLALALLAQAAGRLRRRRSAATFLLFVASLLATDLAGHVIPGALVLRLYAAGRSPAGGACHFLGGCMVFFGLCPLLLGCGMAVERCVGVTRPLLHAARVSAARARLALAALAAVALAVALLPLARVGRYELQYPGTWCFIGLGPAGGWRQALLPGLFAGLGLAALLAALVCNTLSGLALLRARWRRRSRRRPPASGPDSRRRWGARAPRSASASSASSVASAAGGSPGRGSARRARAHDVEMVGQLVGIMAVSCICWSPLLVLVVLAVGGWGSGSLQRPLFLAVRLASWNQILDPWVYILLRQAVLRQLLRLLPPRAGAKGSPAGLGLTKSAWEASSLRSSRHSSLSHL, encoded by the exons ATGGCTGAGCTGGGGAGATGGGGTGGTCGGAGAGGCCCCTGGAGGCCGGAGAGGGCAGCGGGAGGAGGCCAGGAGCTGAGGAGCCGCcctaggagggagggagagggagcggcctgccttcctgcctgcttGCCGGAGAGCTCTGGTGCGCAGAGCTCTGGGGCGGCGCGTGCAGCCGGCAGCAGGCTATGGGGGCCTGGAGCCCCAAGCCGAGTGG ccccacccccggcACCTGACATGAGTCTCTGCGGGCCCCTCAACCTGAGCCTGGCAGGCGAGGCGACCATGTGTGCGGAGCCCGGGGCCCCCAACGCGTCGGCCGGGCCGCcggccgggcgggcgggcgccTCGCCGGCGCTGCCCATCTTCTCCATGACGCTGGGCGCCGTGTCCAACGTGCTGGCGCTGGCGCTGCTGGCGCAGGCCGCGGGCCGCCTGCGGCGCCGCCGCTCGGCTGCCACCTTCCTGCTGTTCGTCGCCAGCCTTCTGGCCACCGACCTGGCGGGCCACGTCATCCCCGGAGCCCTGGTGCTGCGCCTGTACGCGGCGGGCCGCTCGCCGGCCGGCGGCGCCTGCCACTTCCTGGGCGGCTGCATGGTGTTCTTCGGCCTGTGCCCGCTGCTGCTGGGCTGCGGCATGGCCGTGGAGCGCTGCGTGGGCGTCACGCGGCCGCTACTGCACGCGGCGCGCGTCTCGGCGGCTCGCGCGCGCCTGGCGCTGGCCGCGCTGGCCGCCGTGGCTTTGGCGGTGGCGCTGCTGCCGCTGGCGCGAGTGGGCCGCTACGAGCTGCAGTACCCGGGCACGTGGTGCTTCATCGGCCTGGGCCCGGCGGGCGGCTGGCGCCAGGCGCTGCTCCCCGGCCTCTTCGCCGGCCTCGGTCTGGCCGCTCTGCTCGCCGCGCTCGTGTGCAACACGCTCAGCGGCCTGGCCTTGCTGCGCGCCCGCTGGCGCCGCCGCTCTCGACGGCGTCCTCCGGCGAGCGGCCCCGACAGCCGCCGTCGCTGGGGGGCGCGCGCGCCCCGCTCGGCCTCCGCCTCGTCCGCCTCGTCCGTAGCTTCGGCCGCCGGCGGCTCCCCGGGCCGCGGCTCAGCGCGCAGAGCCCGCGCTCACGATGTGGAGATGGTGGGCCAGCTCGTGGGCATCATGGCGGTGTCGTGCATCTGCTGGAGCCCGCTGCTG GTGTTAGTGGTGCTGGCTGTCGGGGGCTGGGGCTCCGGCTCCCTGCAGCGGCCGCTGTTTTTGGCTGTGCGCCTCGCTTCGTGGAACCAGATCCTGGACCCCTGGGTGTACATCCTGCTGCGCCAGGCCGTGCTGCGCCAACTGCTTCGCCTCCTGCCCCCGAGGGCCGGCGCCAAGGGCAGCCCTGCAGGGCTGGGCCTAACCAAGAGCGCCTGGGAGGCCAGCTCGCTGCGCAGCTCCAGGCACAGTAGCCTCAGCCACCTCTAG